GTTGGCCGAATTCTTGGCATTCGCAACATCATCAGTTTTCACGGCGAAACGGTTGCACAGTTGCGTGCCGAGTTTGAGCTTGCGGTAAAAGACTATCTGGCCGATTGCAAAGAGCAAGGCATTCACCCAGAAAAACCTGCCTCCGGTAAGTTGCTGTTGCGAATGCCGCCTGAAGTGCATGGCCGCGCAATTGTTGCTGCACAGGCCGCAGGCAAAAGCCTGAATCAATGGGCGACTGAAGTTCTGGAAGATGCGGCGCAGCCAGGATAGTGACACCCCGGTAATCCGGGATGGCGGAAGCGGTGAGATTCGAACTCACGGAGGACTTGCGCCCTCGCCGGTTTTCAAGACCGGTGCATTCAACCGCTCTGCCACGCTTCCGTTGTTGCGCGAGATGGCCCGCCAAAAACTAAGCCATTTCAACGAAGTCCGTAGTTTATCAGCCCTTGGCGGGGCCACCCGCCTCGGCAAGTAGCGCGAATGGTCCGCGGGCCAAGTGCTCGCGAAAAAATTCCACACACACCCGAATCTTGGCCGACTGGGCGAGTCGGGCCGTCGTCACTGCCCAGACATCGGCGGGCTGGCGGTATTGGGGCAAAACATGCACCAATTCGCCCGCCGCGATACTCGGTGCAATGTCATATTCAGTACGCAGCATGATCCCCAGGCCGTCTAAGCCCCAACGACGAACAGCATCACTATCGTTGGACGACAATCGCCCCGTGACCTTAACGCTTTCCTCGCCATTGGGACCCTCGAGCCGCCAAATACCAAACACCTGATCACGTTCCCGCTGGGCCAGGCATCGATGCTGGGTCAACTCGGCCAGAGATTTCGGGGTGCCGTAAGTCGCCAAGTAACTGGGCGCAGCGCATAACACCCGGGAACTCTCGGCCACACGATGGCCAATCAAATAGGGCTCGGGAACCTTACCAATTCGGATATCAACATCAAACGACTCACTATATAAATCAACGGGTCGATCGACGAGTTCCAACCAGATCTCAAGCTCCGGATAGGCGATCGCCATCTTCGAGACGATGGGCGCGACGTGATTTCGACCAAGCCGAAAGTTGGCGCTAATTCTGAGCTTGCCGGTCGGTGCCCGCTGTCGATCGGCAGCTAATTCTTGGATCTCATCGGCCTCTTCCAAGAGGCGCTGGGCCTTATCAAAAATCTGCTCGCCCAGATCCGTAATAGCCACCCGCCGGGTTGTTCGGTGAAAGAGCTTGGCCCCCAACTGGCCCTCGAGAATCGCCACCCGTTTGCTCACCTGGGCAGCGGAAACCGATAGATCGGCGGCCGCCTGGGCAAAGCTAGACCGCCTGGCCACGGCGCAAAAGAGTCGAAGATCCTCTAGGGTCAGATTATTCACGTTTTGTTAATACTAAATTTATTTCAGCGAATTTTACATACCATCTGGAATGAGTACTCTCAGGCTTGTATTTGCCCACTCTAGGGAGGGACTTCCGTCCGGATAGGCAGATCCACATCGCAGAACATAGGAGAACAACGATGAAACGTAGACCCCTTGTCAAAAGCTTAGTCGCCGCCCTTGGTCTTGGCGCCGCCGTCATGGCCACTGGATTGCCAATCGCCCAGGCCCAAAGCTACCCCACCAAACCAGTCCGCCTGGTCGTCCCCTTCCCGCCCGGTGGCGCCACTGACGTCATCGGCCGAATCATGGCAGTTGAGCTCTCCACGGCACTTGGCCAGCAGGTGATCGTTGATAACCGTGCAGGTGCGAGCGGCAACATTGGTGCCGACCAGGTCGCCAAGGCGCCAAAGGACGGCTACACACTGCTGATGGGCGCACTGACGTCCCACTCAATCAACGCGACACTGGAAAAATCGAAGCTTCAGTACAACCTGGAAAAAGATTTGACGGCCGTATCGATCGTCGGCGTCGTGCCCCTGGTCTTCGTGGTGAACCCATCGGTTCCCGCAAAAAACCTGAAGGAATTTATTGCCTACGCGAAGGCGAACCCACAGAAACTAACCTATGCGTCCTCCGGTGCTGGCGCGCCGCAGCGCATGGCGATGGAAATGTTTAAACGTGCCAACGGCATTGAGGTCTTGCACGTTCCGTACAAAGGCAGCGGCCCCGCGATGACCGACCTGGTCGGTGGTCAGGTGCTGAGCATGGCCGAAACCGTGCCAGCCGCCCTGCCCTTTATTCAGCAGGGCAAACTACGCCCGTTGGCCGTCAGCACAGCGAAGCGTGTTGAGCAACTCGGCGATATCCCCACAGTGATGGAAGTCACCGGCCTGAAAGACTTTGATGTCGTGTCGATGTTTGGCATTGTGGCGCCCACGGGCACACCGAAACCTGTCATTGATCGTCTGAACGTTGAAATCGAAAAGATTCTGAAGCGTCAAGACGTGAAAGACAAAATGCTAGCCGCAGGCGTATATGTGAACTACCTGAATGCAGCCGATGCACAAAAGAAGATCAGCCGTGAAATTTCGATGTGGGCCAAGGTCATCACCGAAGGCAACATCAAGACGGACTAATCCGGTTACGCAAGCATTTGTTTTAGCTTGATCAGAAGTGATTTAGCGCCCTCCTCGGAGGGCGCATTTATGAGACGAAGACACAATTCATGAGCAACTCAAACAACTCCGCAAAGCCAAAGGGCCTTCGCAAGGGCCTGGTCAACTACGGCGACACCGATTTTTCGCTGTTTCTACGTAAGGCCTTTATCAAGGGCGCAGGCTTTACCGACGATGCACTTAATCGACCGATCATTGGTATTGCGAATACGGGCAGTGGGTTTAATCCATGCCATGGCAATGCCCCACAACTGATCGAGGCCGTACGTCGCGGAGTAATGCTTGCAGGTGGCCTGCCAGTGGAATTCCCCACGATCTCCATTCACGAGAGTTTTGCGCACCCCACCAGCATGTTTCTACGCAACCTCATGTCGATGGAAACCGAAGAAATGATTCGGGCCCAGCCCATGGATGCGGTGGTATTAATTGGCGGCTGTGACAAGACCGTTCCTGCGCAATTGATGGCGGCAGCATCGGCGGGTGTGCCAGCAATTCAGTTGATTACAGGCTCCATGCTGACAGGCTCTCACCAAGGGACCCGTGTGGGCGCCTGCACGGACTGCCGACGCTATTGGGGCCACTTCCGCGCTGAAGAAATCGACCAGCAAGAAATTGATCTGGTGAACAATCAGTTGGTTGCTAGCGTTGGCACCTGCTCAGTCATGGGTACCGCGAGCACCATGGCCTGCATCGCCGAGGCACTTGGCATGACGGTTTCTGGCGGCGCATCGCCACCGGCAGTCACCGCCGATCGTATGCGGGTTGCCGAGCTCACCGGCAAAACCGCCGTCACGATGATCGAAAAGGGACTCACGCCCGACAAGATACTGACGGCGAAAGCCTTTGAAAACGCCCTACGTGTCTTACTCGCGATTGGTGGCTCGACCAACGGTCTTGTCCATCTCACCGCCATGGCAGGCCGCATGGGCATCAAGATTGATCTCAAACAACTTGATCAATTCGCCAAAGAAACACCCGTGTTGGTGAACCTGAAACCATCGGGCCAGCACTACATGGAAGACTTCCACGATGCAGGTGGCATGCACACCCTGCTGCGCGAACTTCGGCCCCTGCTGCACTTAGACACCATGACGGTATCTGGCCGCACCTTGGGTGAGCAGATGGATGCCGCGCCCGCTGCGTTTAAACAGCAGGTCATTCGTGATCGCAGTAATCCGATCTACCCCGAAGGCGGCATCGCGGTCTTGTATGGCAACCTCGCCCCGCAGGGCGCGATCATCAAACAATCGGCAGCCCATCCTGAGCTCATGGAGCACGAGGGCCGGGCCGTCGTATTTGAGAACCTGGAAGACATGGCAAATCGTATTGACCGTGATGATTTAGATGTCAACGCCAACGACGTGATTGTGCTCAAAAACATCGGCCCCAAGGGTGCACCTGGCATGCCGGAAGCTGGCTATATCCCAATCCCTAAAAAACTCGCACGCCAAGGGGTCAAGGACATTGTCCGAATCTCGGATGGCCGCATGAGCGGCACGGCAGCTGGCACAATCGTCTTACACGTCACACCAGAGTCAGCGATCGGCGGTCCGCTAGGCCTTGTCCAAAGTGGTGATCGAATTCGCCTAAGCACCAAAGCCCGCAGCATTGAATTGCTGGTCAGCGATGCTGAACTGGCCAAACGCCGCGAGCACATGTCCGAAACAACTCCAACGGCAACCCGCGGCTATCGCAAACTCTTTTTAGAATCCGTGCTTCAAGCCGATCAAGGCGTAGACTTCAGCTTTTTACAAGCCGAAGAGGTTCGCGACACAATTCCGAAAAAACGCTAGACCACAGACTCAATCACCTTAACCAACAAAGACAAAACACGATGGCACTTCACCCTTCATCACTTCCCATGGTGCTCTCCCCCGTGGTGACACCCTTTGATCGCAACGGCAACCCCGATGCCGCCAAGCTGGCCAAGCAATGCCAGTGGCTTGGTAAAAACGGGGTTGGCATGGCGCTCTTTGGCACCAACTCAGAAGCCAATTCCATGTCGGTGTCTGAACGCATCAATGCCTTGGAATACGTGGTGAAAGCTGGTCTGCCCGCTGGCCACATGATGCCGGGTGCGGGCGCTTGCGCCGTGCCCGATGCAGTAGCGCTCTCGAAAGCTGCCGTGGATCTGGGCTGCGCTGGCACACTCACCCTGCCCCCGTTTTATTACAAAGACGTGCCCGATGACGGCCTGTTTGCCTACTTTGCCCAGATCATTGAAAAAGTGGGCGACGCACGGTTACAGGTTTATCTGTACAACATCCCGCCGGTCTCGAAAGTGGGTTTCTCATTGCCGCTGATTGAGCGGCTGATCAAGGCCTATCCCAAGACCGTGGTTGGCATGAAAGACAGCTCGGGCGACTGGGGCTACACCGAGTCGGTGATCCAGGCCTTTGCATCGACTGGTTTTCGCATGTATGCAGGCAGTGAATCGTTCTTACTGCGCACACTGCGCGCAGGCGGTGCGGGCTGTATTTCGGCCACCACCAATGTCAACCCTGGCCCGATCGCAACGCTTGCTGCCAATTGGCAGGCCGCTGATGCCGATGCAAAGCAAGCGGCCCTGGATGTGGTTCGTGGCATTTTCCAAAGCCGGCCCATGATTCCCGCCATGAAAGCCGCCATTGCGCATTTCTCGGGCGATGCCCAATGGGCCGAAGTTCGCCCACCCTTGGTCAAGCTTGATGCAGCCAAGACTGCTGATCTCATTTCGGCAATGAAGGCGGCGAACTTTGAGATTACAGGTCTCTAAGAGCGCAGCCTTACTTCTTCGCAGCGATCTCCGAGGCCAACAATTCGCTTGCTGCCGTTAGCAGATCTTCATAACGCTTGCGCTCGGCGGCCATGGTCTCAGGGGTCCACTCATAAAAACCGCGGCCTGCCTTCATGCCCACCGCGCCCTGGGCCACAAGATTGGTCAGAATCTCGCTTGGCACAGCGTCGTTGCACAGATCTGGATAGATCGATACGCCCGCGGCCAAGTGAATGTCCAAACCGGCGTGGTCCCGTTGCATACAGGGGCCAGCAGCAAGATAGCGAAAACCAAAGCCAAACCGCACTGCCGCATCAATGTCTTCTGCAGTGGCGATGCCGCGGTCAATCAGCTTCATGGCCTCGCGCGACACAGCATGCTGCAATCGATTCACCAAAAACCCCGGCAAATCTTTTTTCACCCGAATGGGCACCTTGCCCACCGAACGCATATAAGCGGCCACTTGATCGGCAACGGCCACATCGGTCTTTTCCGAACAGACCACTTCCACCCCCGGCACCAGATGGGCCGGCATGAAGTAATGGGTGCCCACCATACGGGGCTCGGTTTTTAAGCCCTGTGCAATCGCGCTGATGGGCAGCGCCGAAGAATTGCTGCAAAGCGGAATATTTGCCGGGGCCAGCCGATCCAACTCAGCAAAAATTTGGCGTTTCAGGTCGAGCTTTTCAGGCACCGCCTCGATCACCAGATCCACGCTTGACCAAGGCACATCGGCCATACTTTGCACTACAGAAAGTGGCACATCGGCGGTCTTCTTTAGCCTTGTGAGTGCTGCATTAAATCGCTCGGAAATCGTCTTGCCACGCTCGTCTGGCGGATTCACCACAATCGTTTTCCAGCCATACACCGCAAACGATGCCGCAATATCCACGCCCATCGTCCCACCGCCAAGCACCACCAACACCTTGTGCGACATACACAGATTCCTTAACTAAAAAGAGAAAGGTGTAATGGTACCGAGATGGCCATAACCCGACCGCCAACCAAGCTGGGACAAGCACTTTTAAAGCGCCAAATCTGCGCAAATTCCAAATGAATGGGTTGCACCTTACTAGTACTTTTCCTAGGTCGAAAGCGCGCTTTTTATCTTGAAAAAAACGCCTTGTCCTGACACCCTTATGGACTTACATCTATTCAAAATCAAGGAGACCTTCTCATGCGCTTTCCCAAGTTTCTCGCGGCAGTCGCGCTGGCGGCAACCAGCACCGCGTTTGCCCAAAATATCTCTGTCGCCACCGGTGGCACTGGCGGTGTGTATTACCCCATGGGCGGCGGCTTGGCGGCAGTGCTCTCGAAACACGTGCCCGGCATGCAGGCCACCGCAGAAGTCACCGGCGGCTCGGTTGATAACCTGAACCTGATCGCCAGCGGCAAGCCCTATGTTGGTTTTTCCATGGTGGACGCTGCCCTGGATGCGCAAAACGGTGCTGGCAAGTTCAGCGGCCGCAAAGTGCCCATGAAAACCCTGCTAGTGCTCTACCCCAACCGTATGCATGTGGTCTCCACCGCCTCCACGGGTGTGAAGTCCATCAAAGACCTGAAAGGCAAGCGTGTTGCCACAGGCAGCCCCGGTAGCGCCACCGAAGTGATGGCCCTGCGCCTGATCGAAGCCGCTGGCCTGGACCCCAACAAAGACATGACCCGTGAGCGCCTAAGTGTTGCCGAATCGGTCAACGCATTAAAAGACAAAAAGATCGAAGCCTTTTTCTGGGTGGGCGGCCTCCCCACTGCTGGTGTGACCGACCTGGCCAGCACACCTGGTGTCAAGATTCAAATGATTGATCACGCAGACGCCGTCACCGCCATGAACAAAAAGCATGGCAACCTGTATTACGCCGACGTGATCCCCAAGTCGACCTATGCCGGCATGACTGCTGACAACAAAATCGCTTCTGTTGCCAACGTGCTGTTGGTCAATGCCAACATGCCCGATGACCAGGCCTACAAAATTGTGAAGGCTGTCTTCGATCACCAGAAGGAGCTGATCGCTGTTCACAAAGAATACGCCAGCGTCACCATCGCAGCACAGAAACAAGCATCCACACCCATTGCCTTCCACCCGGGTGCCGTGAAGTACATCCGTGAAAAAGGCGGAAAGATCGAGTAATCGGCAGTTGCCGGATGACTCCGAGAAGCAAGAAAGCCCGCCAAACGCGGGCTTTCGCTTTTCATACCGTAGTGCCTATACGTTTTAATGATTTAAGGAATAAGCATGAGTGATACCCTGCAGAAAATGGGCCTTCCAGAAGAAGACCTTGATGAAGAGACCCGGCAACGGATTGAAAATCTCATCAAGGAAGAAGAAGGCGATGCCAATAGCTATCGGGGGTTTCTCGGCGTCTTTCTCACGCTGACGGCCGTGGGCATGTCACTGTTCCACCTGTACGCCGCGTATTCCATTGTGCCTACCCAGGTCCTGCGCATGACGCACGTGGCCCTGGTGCTGGCCTTTATCTTCATCACCTTTCCCATCGCCGCACGCTATAAAAACCGCCTGATGTGGTGGGATGTTCTGTTTGCGGGCGTTGCTGTTGCCGCACTGGGTTACGCCCTGATCGGTGGCGACGATTTCATGGACCGCAACACCTTCCCCCTGACCATGGATGTGGTGATGGGTACCGGGCTGGTGCTGCTCATTCTTGAAGCGGTTCGCCGTACCAACGGCCTGGTGCTATTAAGCGTAACGCTGGCGTTTTTGGCCTACGCGCTTTTTGGTAACTACCTGCCCGAACCCTGGACCCACAAGGGCTACGACCTGCCCCGCCTGATTGGCTTTATGTACATGACCCTGGAAGGCGTCTTCGGTACTGCGGTGGATGTGTCCTCGACCCTGATCATTTTGTTCACCATTTTCGGCGCCTTCTTACAGTTCAGTGGCGCGGGAAAATTCTTCATCGATTTCTCGTTTTCTGCCATGGGCGGAAAAACATCGAGCGTTGGCCGCACCGTGGTGCTGTCTTCCTTTTTGCTCGGTGGCCCTTCGGGCTCGGGCGTGGCCACTACCGTCACCGTGGGTTCGGTGGCCCACCGCATGCTGACCTCGGCAGGCTACGATAAAAATGCGGCCGGTGGTCTGCTGGCCGCAGGCGGTCTTGGCGCCATCATCTCGCCGCCGGTGCTGGGCGCAGCCGCATTCTTGATTGCTGAGTTTCTGAAAATTTCTTATCTGGATGTGTTGCTGATGGCAACCATTCCAACCTTCCTGTTTTATCTGGGGCTATTTGTGATGGTCGAAATCGACTCGCGCAAATACGGCATGAGCGGCACCCGGATGACCGGCCTTGAGGGCGTATGGTCGCTCACGAAAAAGTATTGGTTCCA
The nucleotide sequence above comes from beta proteobacterium MWH-UniP1. Encoded proteins:
- a CDS encoding tripartite tricarboxylate transporter substrate binding protein, which encodes MATGLPIAQAQSYPTKPVRLVVPFPPGGATDVIGRIMAVELSTALGQQVIVDNRAGASGNIGADQVAKAPKDGYTLLMGALTSHSINATLEKSKLQYNLEKDLTAVSIVGVVPLVFVVNPSVPAKNLKEFIAYAKANPQKLTYASSGAGAPQRMAMEMFKRANGIEVLHVPYKGSGPAMTDLVGGQVLSMAETVPAALPFIQQGKLRPLAVSTAKRVEQLGDIPTVMEVTGLKDFDVVSMFGIVAPTGTPKPVIDRLNVEIEKILKRQDVKDKMLAAGVYVNYLNAADAQKKISREISMWAKVITEGNIKTD
- a CDS encoding IlvD/Edd family dehydratase, coding for MSNSNNSAKPKGLRKGLVNYGDTDFSLFLRKAFIKGAGFTDDALNRPIIGIANTGSGFNPCHGNAPQLIEAVRRGVMLAGGLPVEFPTISIHESFAHPTSMFLRNLMSMETEEMIRAQPMDAVVLIGGCDKTVPAQLMAAASAGVPAIQLITGSMLTGSHQGTRVGACTDCRRYWGHFRAEEIDQQEIDLVNNQLVASVGTCSVMGTASTMACIAEALGMTVSGGASPPAVTADRMRVAELTGKTAVTMIEKGLTPDKILTAKAFENALRVLLAIGGSTNGLVHLTAMAGRMGIKIDLKQLDQFAKETPVLVNLKPSGQHYMEDFHDAGGMHTLLRELRPLLHLDTMTVSGRTLGEQMDAAPAAFKQQVIRDRSNPIYPEGGIAVLYGNLAPQGAIIKQSAAHPELMEHEGRAVVFENLEDMANRIDRDDLDVNANDVIVLKNIGPKGAPGMPEAGYIPIPKKLARQGVKDIVRISDGRMSGTAAGTIVLHVTPESAIGGPLGLVQSGDRIRLSTKARSIELLVSDAELAKRREHMSETTPTATRGYRKLFLESVLQADQGVDFSFLQAEEVRDTIPKKR
- a CDS encoding LysR family transcriptional regulator, whose product is MNNLTLEDLRLFCAVARRSSFAQAAADLSVSAAQVSKRVAILEGQLGAKLFHRTTRRVAITDLGEQIFDKAQRLLEEADEIQELAADRQRAPTGKLRISANFRLGRNHVAPIVSKMAIAYPELEIWLELVDRPVDLYSESFDVDIRIGKVPEPYLIGHRVAESSRVLCAAPSYLATYGTPKSLAELTQHRCLAQRERDQVFGIWRLEGPNGEESVKVTGRLSSNDSDAVRRWGLDGLGIMLRTEYDIAPSIAAGELVHVLPQYRQPADVWAVTTARLAQSAKIRVCVEFFREHLARGPFALLAEAGGPAKG
- a CDS encoding TAXI family TRAP transporter solute-binding subunit; protein product: MRFPKFLAAVALAATSTAFAQNISVATGGTGGVYYPMGGGLAAVLSKHVPGMQATAEVTGGSVDNLNLIASGKPYVGFSMVDAALDAQNGAGKFSGRKVPMKTLLVLYPNRMHVVSTASTGVKSIKDLKGKRVATGSPGSATEVMALRLIEAAGLDPNKDMTRERLSVAESVNALKDKKIEAFFWVGGLPTAGVTDLASTPGVKIQMIDHADAVTAMNKKHGNLYYADVIPKSTYAGMTADNKIASVANVLLVNANMPDDQAYKIVKAVFDHQKELIAVHKEYASVTIAAQKQASTPIAFHPGAVKYIREKGGKIE
- a CDS encoding dihydrodipicolinate synthase family protein; translation: MALHPSSLPMVLSPVVTPFDRNGNPDAAKLAKQCQWLGKNGVGMALFGTNSEANSMSVSERINALEYVVKAGLPAGHMMPGAGACAVPDAVALSKAAVDLGCAGTLTLPPFYYKDVPDDGLFAYFAQIIEKVGDARLQVYLYNIPPVSKVGFSLPLIERLIKAYPKTVVGMKDSSGDWGYTESVIQAFASTGFRMYAGSESFLLRTLRAGGAGCISATTNVNPGPIATLAANWQAADADAKQAALDVVRGIFQSRPMIPAMKAAIAHFSGDAQWAEVRPPLVKLDAAKTADLISAMKAANFEITGL
- a CDS encoding TRAP transporter fused permease subunit codes for the protein MSDTLQKMGLPEEDLDEETRQRIENLIKEEEGDANSYRGFLGVFLTLTAVGMSLFHLYAAYSIVPTQVLRMTHVALVLAFIFITFPIAARYKNRLMWWDVLFAGVAVAALGYALIGGDDFMDRNTFPLTMDVVMGTGLVLLILEAVRRTNGLVLLSVTLAFLAYALFGNYLPEPWTHKGYDLPRLIGFMYMTLEGVFGTAVDVSSTLIILFTIFGAFLQFSGAGKFFIDFSFSAMGGKTSSVGRTVVLSSFLLGGPSGSGVATTVTVGSVAHRMLTSAGYDKNAAGGLLAAGGLGAIISPPVLGAAAFLIAEFLKISYLDVLLMATIPTFLFYLGLFVMVEIDSRKYGMSGTRMTGLEGVWSLTKKYWFHFFSLVSIVIFMMLGFSPIMSVFWATVLSFITSLLRSDSAMLPYEMFTRKAPFWKSLYNSKLVEALADGFTQVLSIAATCAGAGLIVGVVVLTGLGLKFSSIVIDLAGGSLFLTAVYTGLVVWIVGLAVPVTASYIICAVIAAPALIKLGVPDFAAHMFIFYYAVLSEVSPPTALSPFAAAAICKGDPYKTTFQSWKYVAPAILVPFIFVLDPAGAALLLMGSTKALATANWVDIGWITFTATVGIISLAGGLQKWFVVKTNFVERWVLIASGLALTYPSNLGDIGGFIGFGLVIASQLIRSKRDRAQPAQ
- a CDS encoding type II toxin-antitoxin system HicB family antitoxin, translating into MNTMTFKGYTARVEYDERDNLFVGRILGIRNIISFHGETVAQLRAEFELAVKDYLADCKEQGIHPEKPASGKLLLRMPPEVHGRAIVAAQAAGKSLNQWATEVLEDAAQPG
- a CDS encoding 3-hydroxyacyl-CoA dehydrogenase NAD-binding domain-containing protein, whose translation is MSHKVLVVLGGGTMGVDIAASFAVYGWKTIVVNPPDERGKTISERFNAALTRLKKTADVPLSVVQSMADVPWSSVDLVIEAVPEKLDLKRQIFAELDRLAPANIPLCSNSSALPISAIAQGLKTEPRMVGTHYFMPAHLVPGVEVVCSEKTDVAVADQVAAYMRSVGKVPIRVKKDLPGFLVNRLQHAVSREAMKLIDRGIATAEDIDAAVRFGFGFRYLAAGPCMQRDHAGLDIHLAAGVSIYPDLCNDAVPSEILTNLVAQGAVGMKAGRGFYEWTPETMAAERKRYEDLLTAASELLASEIAAKK